The Pogona vitticeps strain Pit_001003342236 chromosome 3, PviZW2.1, whole genome shotgun sequence genome includes a window with the following:
- the PCDH8 gene encoding protocadherin-8 — protein sequence MHATKDRRSPGILCHPLGLLCLGWLLSCTLGKTIRYHTYEEDPPGTVIGTLADELPLKGIGGGGGGERSFRLMKQSGNSSLVRVRERDGQLSLGTERLDREQLCGQAEEPCVLAFDVVSLGGGGGGAAASASQYRLVHVELEVRDINDHAPRFPTPLIALEVSESAAPGTRLPLDLAHDLDVGSNGIQSFAVSPNSHFGLEAQSRADGLKCAELVLLSELDREAQASYRLELVAKDGGSPARSGTATVSVRVLDANDNAPAFPHGALLTLELPEDAPPGSLLLDLDASDPDEGANGQLLYAWGSQVPAEARQLFGLDPLSGRLTLQGAVDYELQRAYELDVQASDRGATPLAASCKVVVRLLDVNDNAPTVAISALSGAPAPGPDAAAATSVVPDAAEGAAASQSSGSAPAGATTVAYVSEAAPAESLVALVSTSDSDAGANGQVRCALLAAPHEPFALQRAYDASYVVLTTGPLDRERVAEYNLTVVAEDLGSPPAKTVRRLTVRLADENDNAPRFARARYEVAVLENNPPGAYLAAVQAADPDLGPNGKVTYRLLDSQIMGASISTYVSVDPATGAIYALRTFNYEILKQLDLTVQATDGGSPQLSSAALVKVRVVDQNDNAPVITHPAFSNGSLEIAVSSKAARDSLVAHVKARDADEGVNAELRFAFQEDLLSQQQQQQQQQDQQQHLRALDLFAINEKTGEVVLRRSLSEEELDQVYPLLLTVSDNGRPPLSTTATVSFQVTAALPPPSSSSPDSAAKASSWEGKAVQWDVPLIVIVVLAGSCTLLLVAIITIATTCNRRKKKKKTGALEEPLDALPLEKGRPEGSVSGGGGGGSGGSLASPSPGAQGSGFGMHSFPSKSSFASPEPSPASEDIPASENSQESASLYDSQSRLRGTNLESYTSVPSYSKESAPPVAIWKGHSFNTIAGREAEKFSGKDSGKGDSDFNDSDSDISGDALKKDLITHMQNGLWACTAECKILGHSDRCWSPSCGRSNPHSSPHPKTQLSTFCKSTSLPRDSLRRDNYYHAQLPKTVGLQSVYEKVLHRDYDRTMTLLSPPHPGRLPDLQEISVPLYQAPSTRYLGPPPETGQKV from the exons ATGCATGCTACCAAGGACAGGCGCTCTCCGGGCATACTTTGCCACCCTTTGGGTCTTCTCTGTCTAGGGTGGCTGCTCTCCTGCACCCTTGGCAAGACTATTCGATACCACACCTATGAAGAAGACCCTCCGGGGACGGTCATCGGCACTTTGGCCGACGAGCTACCCCTGAAGGGGAtcggaggtggcggcggcggggagaGGAGTTTCCGCCTGATGAAGCAGTCGGGCAACAGCTCGCTGGTGCGGGTGCGGGAGCGAGACGGGCAGCTGAGCCTCGGCACTGAGCGGCTGGACCGGGAGCAGCTGTGCGGGCAGGCGGAGGAGCCGTGCGTGCTGGCCTTCGACGTGGTGAgcctgggcggcggcggcggcggcgctgccgCCTCAGCCTCGCAGTACCGCCTGGTGCATGTGGAGTTGGAGGTGCGAGACATCAACGACCACGCGCCCCGCTTCCCGACGCCCCTCATCGCCCTGGAGGTGTCCGAGAGCGCCGCCCCCGGCACCCGCTTGCCGCTCGACCTGGCCCACGACCTGGACGTGGGCTCCAACGGCATCCAGAGCTTCGCCGTCTCGCCCAACAGCCACTTCGGCCTGGAGGCGCAGAGCCGCGCCGACGGGCTCAAGTGCGCCGAGCTGGTGCTGCTGAGCGAGCTGGACCGCGAGGCGCAGGCCTCCTACCGCCTGGAGCTGGTGGCCAAGGACGGCGGCAGCCCGGCGCGCTCGGGCACGGCCACGGTCAGCGTGCGGGTGCTGGACGCCAACGACAACGCGCCCGCCTTTCCGCACGGCGCGCTCCTGACCCTCGAGCTGCCCGAGGACGCGCCCCCGGGCTCGCTGCTCCTCGACCTGGACGCCTCGGACCCGGACGAGGGCGCCAACGGGCAGCTGCTCTACGCCTGGGGCAGCCAGGTGCCCGCCGAGGCCCGCCAGCTCTTCGGCCTCGACCCGCTCTCGGGCCGCCTCACCCTCCAGGGCGCCGTCGACTACGAGCTCCAGCGCGCCTACGAGCTCGACGTGCAGGCCAGCGACCGCGGCGCCACCCCGCTGGCGGCCAGCTGCAAAGTGGTGGTGCGCCTCCTCGACGTCAACGACAACGCGCCCACCGTGGCCATCAGCGCCCTCAGCGGGGCCCCGGCCCCCGGCCCAGACGCCGCTGCCGCCACCTCCGTGGTCCCTGACGCCGCCGAGGGGGCCgccgcctcccagagttcgggCTCGGCTCCAGCGGGGGCAACCACGGTGGCCTATGTTAGTGAGGCGGCGCCAGCGGAGAGCCTGGTGGCGCTGGTCAGCACCTCGGACAGCGACGCGGGCGCCAACGGCCAGGTGCGCTGCGCCCTCCTGGCCGCGCCCCACGAGCCCTTCGCCCTCCAGCGCGCTTACGATGCCAGCTACGTCGTGCTCACCACCGGGCCGCTGGACCGCGAGCGCGTGGCCGAATACAACCTGACCGTGGTGGCCGAGGATCTGGGCTCGCCGCCAGCCAAGACCGTGCGCCGCCTCACCGTGCGGCTGGCCGACGAGAACGACAACGCGCCACGCTTCGCCCGGGCCCGTTACGAGGTGGCCGTCCTCGAGAACAACCCACCGGGCGCCTACCTCGCTGCCGTCCAGGCCGCCGACCCGGACCTCGGGCCCAATGGCAAGGTCACCTACCGCTTGCTGGACAGCCAAATCATGGGCGCCTCCATCTCCACCTACGTCTCGGTGGATCCCGCCACGGGAGCCATTTATGCGCTGCGCACTTTCAACTATGAGATTCTGAAGCAGCTGGATCTGACCGTCCAAGCCACGGATGGAGGTTCCCCGCAGCTCTCCAGCGCCGCCCTTGTCAAGGTGCGGGTGGTAGACCAGAACGACAACGCGCCGGTGATCACGCACCCAGCGTTCAGCAATGGCTCCCTGGAGATCGCGGTGTCCAGCAAAGCTGCCAGGGACTCCTTGGTGGCGCACGTCAAAGCCCGAGACGCCGACGAGGGAGTCAACGCGGAACTGAGATTCGCCTTCCAGGAAGACCTGTTgtcccaacagcagcagcagcagcagcagcaggatcaACAGCAGCACCTGCGAGCGCTGGACCTCTTTGCTATCAACGAGAAGACGGGGGAAGTAGTGCTGAGGAGGAGCCTCTCGGAGGAAGAACTGGACCAAGTCTACCCGCTGCTCCTTACCGTGTCGGACAACGGCCGCCCACCCCTCTCCACCACAGCCACGGTCAGCTTCCAGGTGACCGCCGCCTTGCCGCCCCCCTCCAGCAGCAGCCCGGACTCGGCCGCCAAGGCCAGCTCTTGGGAAGGGAAGGCGGTGCAGTGGGACGTCCCCCTGATCGTCATCGTCGTGCTGGCCGGGAGCTGCACTTTGCTGCTAGTGGCCATCATTACCATCGCCACCACGTGCAACCGgcgcaagaagaagaagaagacgggAGCCTTGGAGGAGCCGCTGGACGCTTTGCCCCTCGAGAAGGGGCGGCCGGAAGGCAGCgtgagcggcggcggcggcggcggcagtggcgGCAGCCTGGCGTCCCCCAGCCCTGGTGCCCAAGGCAGTGGCTTCGGAATGCATTCCTTCCCCAGTAAATCCTCTTTTGCAAGCCCAGAGCCCTCGCCAGCTAGCGAGGACATCCCCGCTTCCGAGAACAGCCAGGAAAGCGCCAGCCTTTATGACAGTCAAAGCCGACTTCGAGGAACAAACCTTGAG TCTTACACCTCTGTTCCTAGTTACAGCAAAGAATCAGCCCCACCTGTGGCCATCTGGAAGGGCCACTCTTTCAACACCATTGCAGGCAGAGAAGCGGAGAAGTTCAGTGGCAAGGACAGTGGCAAAGGTGACAGCGACTTCAACGACAGTGATTCTGACATCAGTGGGGATGCCCTAAAGAAGGACCTCATCACTCACATGCAGAATG GACTGTGGGCATGTACTGCTGAATGCAAGATCCTGGGTCACTCAGATCGATGCTGGAGCCCCTCCTGTGGTCGGTCCAATCCTCACTCCTCCCCTCACCCAAAGACCCAGCTTTCCACCTTCTGCAAAAGCACCTCATTGCCAAGGGACTCCCTGCGCCGAGACAACTATTATCATGCCCAACTGCCAAAGACTGTGGGGCTGCAGAGTGTTTATGAGAAAGTCTTGCACAGGGATTATGACAGAACAATGACATTGCTGTCCCCTCCTCATCCAGGGAGGCTGCCAGACCTCCAGGAGATCTCAGTACCTCTGTACCAAGCCCCCTCCACTCGTTATTTAGGCCCTCCACCTGAGACTGGCCAGAAAGTCTAA